A stretch of Nitrospira sp. DNA encodes these proteins:
- the greA gene encoding transcription elongation factor GreA has protein sequence MPTPITKKGFEALKAELDRLRKVERPNVIEAIAEARAHGDLSENAEYDAAKERQGFIESRIIEIESKLADARVVEIAAGRITETVVFGSTVLVIEQESQSKKQYTLVGQDEADMKFNKISIQSPVGRALIGKRVGDFVEVTTPVKMVEYEVVEIKFEEL, from the coding sequence ATGCCTACACCGATTACGAAAAAAGGATTTGAGGCCCTCAAGGCGGAGCTGGATCGCCTGCGGAAAGTCGAGCGGCCCAATGTGATCGAAGCCATCGCCGAAGCGCGTGCCCATGGCGATTTGAGCGAGAACGCCGAGTATGATGCGGCCAAGGAACGGCAAGGCTTTATCGAGTCGCGCATTATCGAGATCGAATCGAAGCTGGCCGACGCGCGGGTGGTTGAGATTGCCGCCGGCCGGATCACGGAGACGGTGGTCTTCGGGTCCACGGTGCTGGTGATCGAGCAGGAGTCGCAATCCAAGAAGCAGTATACGCTGGTAGGGCAGGACGAAGCCGATATGAAGTTCAACAAGATCTCCATTCAGTCTCCGGTGGGCCGCGCGTTGATCGGCAAGCGCGTCGGCGACTTCGTCGAAGTCACCACGCCGGTGAAAATGGTCGAGTACGAAGTGGTGGAGATCAAGTTCGAGGAACTGTGA